A single window of Archangium gephyra DNA harbors:
- a CDS encoding Fic family protein — MKERYQEIDEKNETLRDYLGIFKDKSRDFLEKFEMSWIYHDAALEGTVYTQQELVSALFPERASMDPAMIPVVLEVRNHKAACDFLREEASTTGKKQTQITLTTIKRIHDLLCGSTPEAQQARANIERRERTEKELTKERERSGYRKDMPLHRTYFHEIAQPAKIQPMLEKLVDYTGSAEYREFHPIKQAAVVQHKFMQIFPFTENSGKVGRMLTNLVLLRNGYMPAIIHSIDRQRYYESLRGAEGVFRALLMDAIENSLDNGVKYFKDMSRRYKAIN; from the coding sequence GTGAAGGAACGCTACCAAGAGATCGACGAGAAGAACGAAACGCTGCGCGACTACCTTGGCATCTTCAAGGACAAGAGCCGCGACTTCCTGGAGAAGTTCGAGATGTCGTGGATCTACCACGACGCGGCGCTCGAGGGGACGGTGTACACCCAGCAGGAACTGGTGTCGGCGCTCTTCCCGGAGCGGGCCAGCATGGATCCCGCGATGATCCCCGTGGTGCTGGAGGTGCGCAACCACAAGGCGGCGTGCGACTTCCTGCGTGAAGAGGCGTCGACCACGGGCAAGAAGCAGACGCAGATCACGCTGACGACGATCAAGCGGATCCACGATCTCCTGTGCGGCAGCACGCCGGAGGCGCAGCAGGCGCGCGCCAACATCGAGCGGCGCGAGCGCACGGAGAAGGAGCTGACCAAGGAGCGCGAGCGCAGCGGCTACCGCAAGGACATGCCCCTGCACCGCACGTACTTCCACGAGATCGCCCAGCCGGCGAAGATCCAGCCGATGCTGGAGAAGCTGGTGGACTACACGGGCAGCGCCGAGTACCGCGAGTTCCACCCCATCAAGCAGGCGGCGGTGGTGCAGCACAAGTTCATGCAGATCTTCCCGTTCACGGAGAACAGCGGGAAGGTGGGGCGGATGCTCACCAACCTGGTGCTGCTGCGCAACGGGTACATGCCGGCGATCATCCACTCGATTGATCGTCAGCGGTACTACGAGTCGCTGCGAGGCGCCGAGGGCGTGTTCCGCGCGCTGCTGATGGACGCCATCGAGAACTCGCTGGACAACGGCGTGAAGTACTTCAAGGACATGAGCCGGCGGTACAAGGCCATCAACTAG
- a CDS encoding deoxyribonuclease IV has translation MRVGAHESIAGGVSRALARAEEHGARSLQVFTKNARGWKAPPLTEEECHAFREEVRRTGLPVVAHGSYLVNLGTEEPAQREKSLDCVVEELTRCERLGIPFLILHPGGHPDERRGLALISRALDEVHARTPRFQSRICLEVTAGQGNCLGWRFEHLAEVLSQTKDAGRLGICLDTCHLFAAGYDLSTETGYHEVMEECDRVVGLERVHCVHLNDSKKPLGCRVDRHEEVGKGAIGLTPFRCLMKDARFVNTIGILETPYPERYAEAIKRLESLARRK, from the coding sequence GTGCGCGTCGGGGCTCACGAATCCATCGCGGGAGGCGTGAGCCGTGCGCTGGCGCGGGCCGAGGAGCATGGCGCGCGCAGCCTGCAGGTCTTCACGAAGAACGCCCGGGGCTGGAAGGCCCCGCCCCTCACCGAGGAGGAGTGCCACGCCTTCCGCGAGGAGGTGCGGCGCACGGGACTGCCCGTGGTGGCACACGGCAGCTACCTGGTGAACCTCGGCACCGAGGAGCCGGCGCAGCGCGAGAAGTCGCTGGACTGCGTCGTCGAGGAGCTCACCCGGTGCGAGCGGCTCGGCATCCCCTTCCTCATCCTGCATCCCGGCGGACACCCGGACGAGCGGCGCGGGCTGGCGCTGATTTCCCGGGCCCTGGACGAGGTGCATGCGCGCACGCCGCGCTTCCAGTCACGCATCTGCCTGGAGGTGACGGCGGGCCAGGGCAACTGCCTGGGCTGGCGCTTCGAGCACCTGGCGGAGGTGCTGTCCCAGACGAAGGACGCGGGGCGCCTGGGCATCTGTCTGGACACCTGCCATCTGTTCGCCGCCGGCTACGATCTCTCGACGGAGACCGGTTACCATGAGGTGATGGAGGAGTGTGACCGGGTGGTGGGACTGGAGCGGGTGCACTGCGTACACCTCAACGACAGCAAGAAACCGTTGGGGTGCCGGGTGGATAGGCACGAAGAAGTGGGCAAGGGAGCGATCGGGCTCACGCCCTTCCGCTGCCTGATGAAGGACGCGCGCTTCGTCAACACCATTGGAATCCTGGAGACTCCGTACCCCGAGCGTTACGCAGAAGCCATCAAGCGTCTCGAATCGTTGGCCCGGAGGAAGTAA
- a CDS encoding DHH family phosphoesterase gives MPATPTANSRRTPGSGEGTEPAPPRLANLPARAKLERLLRVAKGHKKALVLTHDNPDPDSIAAAVALAQLLEKHAGVEEARVGYGGIIGRAENIAFVKVLRLPVVPIAQLDLDEYDLLALVDTQPPTGNHAIPPRLRSEVDIVIDHHPLRNESLESPFADVGGDFGSTSTMLVEYLRAAGMEPSTEVATALFYGLKADTRDLGRETTQTDIDTYLWLFPRMQKHLLGQIEHPELPARYFQLYHTAFERAKVYGDTAIVTDLEEVYSPDMVAEVAERLMFLEGMKWSLAYATYRNQLFLSLRVKDRRMNAGRLIREICEDYGGSSGGHGSMAGARIPLSGKATQRKAVKRELVRKFLEAFGVADERPVGLLSAPSP, from the coding sequence ATGCCTGCTACACCGACAGCCAACAGCCGCAGGACGCCCGGAAGCGGAGAGGGCACCGAGCCCGCGCCGCCACGGCTCGCGAACCTGCCGGCACGCGCCAAGCTGGAGCGGCTGCTCCGGGTGGCCAAGGGCCACAAGAAGGCCCTCGTGCTCACCCACGACAATCCGGATCCGGACTCCATCGCCGCCGCGGTGGCGCTCGCCCAGCTGCTCGAGAAGCATGCGGGCGTGGAGGAGGCCCGGGTGGGCTACGGCGGCATCATCGGCCGGGCGGAGAACATCGCCTTCGTGAAGGTGCTCCGGCTGCCCGTGGTGCCCATCGCGCAGCTGGACCTGGACGAGTACGACCTGCTGGCGCTCGTGGACACGCAGCCGCCCACGGGCAACCACGCGATTCCGCCGCGCCTGCGCAGCGAGGTGGACATCGTCATCGACCACCACCCGCTGCGCAACGAGAGCCTGGAGTCGCCCTTCGCGGACGTGGGAGGAGACTTCGGCTCGACGTCGACGATGCTGGTGGAGTACCTGCGCGCCGCGGGGATGGAGCCGTCCACCGAGGTGGCCACCGCGCTCTTCTATGGGCTGAAGGCGGACACGCGGGATCTGGGGCGCGAGACGACCCAGACGGACATCGACACGTACCTGTGGCTGTTCCCGCGGATGCAGAAGCACCTGCTGGGGCAGATCGAGCACCCGGAGCTGCCGGCGCGCTACTTCCAGCTGTACCACACGGCCTTCGAGCGGGCGAAGGTGTACGGGGACACGGCGATCGTGACGGACCTGGAGGAGGTCTACTCGCCGGACATGGTGGCCGAGGTGGCCGAGCGGCTGATGTTCCTCGAGGGGATGAAGTGGTCGCTGGCGTACGCGACGTACCGCAACCAGCTCTTCCTGTCGCTGCGGGTGAAGGATCGGCGGATGAACGCGGGGCGGCTGATCCGGGAGATCTGCGAGGACTACGGCGGCTCGTCGGGAGGCCACGGCAGCATGGCGGGCGCGAGGATTCCGCTGTCGGGGAAGGCAACGCAGCGCAAGGCGGTGAAGCGCGAGCTGGTGCGCAAGTTCCTCGAGGCCTTTGGAGTCGCGGATGAGCGTCCGGTGGGGCTGCTGTCCGCGCCCTCGCCGTGA